The following proteins are encoded in a genomic region of Larus michahellis chromosome W unlocalized genomic scaffold, bLarMic1.1 SUPER_W_unloc_1, whole genome shotgun sequence:
- the LOC141736640 gene encoding olfactory receptor 14A16-like gives MMSNGSSVTHFLLLAFADMRELQLLHFWLFLGIYMAALLGNGLIITAVACDHRLHTPMYFFLLNLALLDLGAISTTLPKAMANSLWDTRAISFSGCVAQLFLFLTLMAAEFYLLTVMAYDRYVAICKPLHYGSLLGSRACVHMAAAAWGSGFLHALLHTANTFSISLCQGNGLDQFFCEIPQILKLSCTDSDYLREVGLIVFGACLFFTCFVFIVVSYVQIFRAVLRMPSQQGRHKPFSTCLPHLVIVSLFISTSFFSYLKTPSITSPVLDLVLSFLYSVVPPAVNPLIYSMRNQELKDALRKLSGHFFISHRLCTFLYKGFPYLL, from the coding sequence ATGATGTCCAATGGCAGCTCCGTCActcacttcctcctcctggcattcgcagacatgcgggagctgcagctcttgcacttctggctcttcctgggcatctacatggctgccctcctgggcaatggcctcatcatcactgccgtagcctgtgaccaccgcctccacacccccatgtacttcttcctcctcaacctcgccctcctcgacctgggtgccatctccaccactctgcccaaagccatggccaattccctctgggacaccagggccatctccttctcgggaTGTGTTGCACAGCTCTTTCTATTTCTCACCTTGAtggcagcagagttttatcttctgacagtcatggcctacgaccggtatgttgccatctgcaaacccctgcactatgggtccctcctgggcagcagagcttgtgtccacatggcagcagctgcctggggcagtggctttctccatgctctgctgcacactgccaatacattttcaatatctctctgccaaggcaatggcctggaccagttcttctgtgaaatcccccagatcctcaagctctcctgcacagactcggactacctcagggaagttgggcttattgtgtttggtgcctgtttattctttacgtgttttgttttcattgtggtgtcctatgtgcagatcttcagggctgtgctgaggatgccctcgcAGCAGGGACGACACAAacccttttccacgtgcctccctcacctggtcattgtctcactgtttatcagtacttcatttttttcctacttgaagaCCCCCTCCATCACCTCACCCGTTCTAGACCTAGtgctgtcatttctgtactcggtggtgcctccagcagtgaaccccctcatctacagcatgaggaaccaggagctcaaggatgccctgaggaaactgagtggacattttttcattagccatagactgtgtaccttcctctACAAAGGATTCCCGTATCTGTTGTGA